Part of the Candidatus Cloacimonadota bacterium genome, TTTACATGAAATTGGACAAAGAAAATCCTGGATTATCTTTATGTGCAGATTTAATAGCTCCAGAAAAATTTGGAGAAATCATTGGTGGCTCTCAAAGAGAAGATGATTGTGAAATTCTGAAGGCAAGGATAGAAGAAGAAAATTTGCCATTAAAGGATTATCAATGGTATCTGGACTTAAGAAAATACGGCTCTGTGCCGCACAGCGGTTTTGGAGTAGGACTGGAAAGATTGATTGGTTGGATGTCTGGAGTTAAACATATTCGGGAAGCAATACCCTTTCCAAGAATAATAAATAGGTTGAGCCCGTAGTATGATAACAGTTTGTCAAAAATTTAGTCTTTAAAGGAGACAAAATATGAACCAAGAATTAGCAAATGTAATAAAGATATATTCAACTGGAACTCATAAGGAATTGAGTAATTGCCTAATAGGAAAATCAAAAGATACTCTTATTGGAATATTGGTTGATTTATTAACAATGTACATAAATGATAAAAATTCATCAACTATACGAGAATTTATCACAGTTACTTTAGCAGGATACACACATAAGGAAGGAAAGATAGGTTACAATGGCTTTAGGCAAGACGCTTTTATTCCAGGAAAAACCATAATGTGTGAGGCAAAACCAAAAAATGTAGATACCAGTCTAAGAACTTTAAGGAAGCTTAATGGAGGTGGAAATTTCACAGATTTTACTTTTGGAAGATTAGAAAGATATAAACAAGAGAAAAACCTGAATATGCTAATAAGCGGTTTTGTTGATGGAAAACTTGTTTATATACTTGAGCTACCTTTTAATTATCCAGAATTTACAAATCATTTGGAAAGTCAATTACAACGAAGGTTTAAAAAGAAAGAGGATATTACTGGACAATTTTTAAGAAGTGCAAATTTTGATTACAAACACTTTATCAATTGCCCAAAATTAAAGGTAATTTACCTTTTGAATAAAAATAAATTAGAAATGTATAAATCCTATATCGTTAAAAACTTTTATGAATTTTTGGTAAGAAGGGCAGAATGAACCTGAACGAATATCTAGATAAAATTATTCAAGGGGACACTCTAAGGGTTTTAAAAACTTTACCAGAGGAAATTGTTGATGTGGGGGTAACTTCCCCTCCTTATAACAAAGGTGAAAACAAAAAGGGCTGGTTAGTTAGAAATGTAAAATATTCTGGTATTACTGATAAATTGCCCGAAGATTCATATCAAAAAAATCAAATTTTAGTCCTAAATGAACTTTTTAGAATTACTAAACCAGGTGGCTCGTTTTTCTATAATCATAAACTTAGGTGGGAAAGAGGAAGAATGTATCATCCTATGGATTGGGTAAGAAAAACAAAATGGACAATTAGACAAGAGATAATTTGGGATAGGATGATTGCAGCAAATATAAGAGGTTGGAGATTTTGGCAGGTAGAAGAAAGGATTTATTGGCTTTACAAACCAAAATGGAAACAATTAATAGGTGAAGAACTAAAATCAAAGCACGCATTATTAACTTCTATCTGGCGATTCCCACCTGAACAGAAAAACCCACATCCTGCGCCTTTTCCTTTAGCATTGCCAATTAGAGCAATTTACTCAATTATGGATGAAAAAAAGGGAGTAATAATTGACCCTTACTGCGGTAGTGGAACAACATTGGTGGCAGCAAAAGTATTAGGTCAGGATTTTATTGGCATAGAGATATCAAATGAATACATTAAATTTGCAGAAGATAGACTGCAAAACTATGAAAATGAATTGAAATATGCAAATGAGGAAATTGCAAAACATATTGTAATGAAGACATTTAAAGAGAGAAAAGAGAGGGGCGAGTTTACTGGCAGATATGGAAAAAATAACAGAATAGAAAATCATCAAAAAGCATTAGAATTATTTAAATGAAAAAAGTAAAACTGCCATAACATTAGCATAAAAAGTGAATCATTAAAAAGGAGTATTATGAAAAGA contains:
- a CDS encoding site-specific DNA-methyltransferase; this translates as MNLNEYLDKIIQGDTLRVLKTLPEEIVDVGVTSPPYNKGENKKGWLVRNVKYSGITDKLPEDSYQKNQILVLNELFRITKPGGSFFYNHKLRWERGRMYHPMDWVRKTKWTIRQEIIWDRMIAANIRGWRFWQVEERIYWLYKPKWKQLIGEELKSKHALLTSIWRFPPEQKNPHPAPFPLALPIRAIYSIMDEKKGVIIDPYCGSGTTLVAAKVLGQDFIGIEISNEYIKFAEDRLQNYENELKYANEEIAKHIVMKTFKERKERGEFTGRYGKNNRIENHQKALELFK